TGCCGGGCATTCAGTCTGGCCAGCTGACGCTGGACGGGCAGACCGTAGGTGATATTTACCTCGGCAAAATCAAAAAGTGGAACGACCCGGCCATCGCTAAACTGAATCCGGGCCTTAAGCTGCCAGAAACCAATATCGCTGTGGTACGCCGCGCGGATGGTTCCGGTACTTCCTTTGTCTTCACCAGCTATTTGGCCAAAGTGAACCAGGAGTGGAGCGAAAAAGTCGGCAAAGGCAACACGGTTAACTGGCCTACCGGCCTTGGCGGTAAAGGCAACGACGGCATTGCCGCTTTCGTACAACGTCTGCCAGGCTCCATCGGCTATGTGGAGTACGCGTACGCTAAACAGAACAAGCTGAGCTACACCAAGCTGATCGATGCCGATGGACAGCCGGTTTCTCCAACTGAAGAAACCTTCAGCAACGCAGCGAAAGGGGCGGACTGGAGCAAAAGCTACGCTCAGGATCTGACCAATCAGAAAGGCAAAGATGCCTGGCCGATCACCACCACCACGTTCATTCTGATGTACAAAGATCAGGCTAACGCGGAAAAAGGCGCTGAAGTGCTGAAGTTCTTTGACTGGGCGTATAAAGACGGCGACAAAACTGCCACCAGCCTGGACTACGCAACGCTGCCTGATTCAGTCGTCGAGCAGATTCGCTCAGACTGGAAAGCGCAGATCAAAGACAGTTCTGGCAAAGCGCTTTACCAGTAACCGGCTTTAACGGTGCCTGCACCGTCGCAGGGGTCGGCTGAAGGCCGACCCGCAGTATCCGGGCGGCTGAATGCCGCCCCTGTGAATTTCTTCTATCGAGACTTTTATGGCTGAATCCAGGCCGACCTTTAAGGCCCCAGGAAAACAAGGTGACATTATTTTCGGTGCGCTGGTTAAGCTGGCTGCGCTGATTGTGCTTTTGTTGCTTGGCGGCATCATTATCTCTCTGCTTATCTCCTCCTGGCCCAGTATTGAGAAATTCGGTTTCTCTTTCCTGTGGAATAAAGAGTGGGATGCGCCGAATGAGAACTTTGGCGCGCTGGTACCGATTTACGGTACGGTCGTTACCTCTATTATCGCCCTGTTGATTGCCGTGCCGGTCAGCTTTGGTATCGCGCTGTTTTTAACCGAACTGGCGCCAGGCTGGCTGCGTCGTCCATTGGGCGTGGCGATTGAGCTGTTGGCGGCCATCCCCAGTATCGTTTACGGCATGTGGGGGCTTTTCGTTTTTGCGCCGCTGTTTGCGGAATACTTCCAGACGCCGGTCGGTAACGTACTTTCCACTATTCCGTTTGTCGGCGCCCTGTTTGAAGGTCCGGCGTTCGGCATCGGCATCCTGGCTGCTGGCGTAATCCTTGCGATTATGATTATTCCTTACATCGCGTCGGTAATGCGCGATGTTTTCGAACAGACGCCGGTGATGATGAAAGAGTCCGCCTATGGCATCGGCTGTACCACCTGGGAAGTGATCTGGCGCATCGTCCTGCCGTTTACCAAAAACGGCGTGATCGGCGGCATTATGCTGGGTCTGGGACGCGCACTGGGTGAAACCATGGCGGTAACCTTTATTATCGGTAACACCTACCAGCTCGACAGCGTGTCGCTCTATATGCCGGGCAACAGTATTACTTCCGCGCTGGCTAATGAATTTGCCGAAGCGGAATCAGGCGTGCATGTTGCCGCGCTGATGGAGTTGGGGCTGATTCTGTTTGTCATCACCTTTATCGTACTGGCGATTTCCAAGCTGATGATTTTACGGCTGACGAAAAATGAAGGGGCGCGCTCATGACCACGCTGGATTTACATGCTCGTACCGAGCTACAGGCGTCGCGCCGTAAGATGCAGGCGCGACGCAGCATGCGCAACAAAATTGCGCTGACGTTATCGCTGCTTACCATGGCGTTCGGCCTGTTCTGGCTGGTATGGATCCTGTTTACCACCATTACCCGCGGCATCGATGGCTTCTCGCTGGCGCTGTTTACCGAAATGACGCCGCCGCCGAATACCGCTGGCGGCGGGCTGGCGAACGCCATCGCAGGCAGCGGCCTGTTAATCCTGTGGGCCACGCTGTTTGGTACGCCGCTGGGTATTATGGCGGGGATTTATTTGGCGGAATATGGCCGTAAATCCTGGCTGGCGGAGGTGATTCGCTTTATTAACGATATTCTGTTGTCGGCGCCGTCGATTGTGGTCGGGCTGTTCGTTTACACCATCGTGGTAGCGCAGATGCAGCACTTCTCCGGCTGGGCTGGGGTTATCGCGCTGGCGCTGCTGCAAATACCGATCGTGATCCGCACCACGGAAAACATGATGAAACTGGTGCCGGATAGTCTGCGCGAAGCGGCTTACGCGCTGGGTACGCCCAAGTGGAAGATGATCTCCGCCATTACGCTGAAGGCTTCGATTTCCGGCATTATCACCGGGGTGTTGCTGGCCGTCGCGCGTATTGCCGGGGAAACCGCCCCGCTGCTGTTTACTTCATTGTCGAACCAGTTCTGGAGTACCGACATGATGCAGCCGCTGGCTAACCTGCCGGTCACCATCTTTAAGTTCGCCATGAGTCCCTTTGCGGAATGGCAGAGCCTGGCCTGGGCAGGCGTATTGTTGATTACGCTGTGCGTTCTGCTGCTGAATATTCTGGCGCGTGTGATTTTCGCCAAATCGAAAAACTAATTACCGCGTGGTTGCGACGGCGCGGCGTTAAGAGAAAGAGAAGACTATGGTTAATCAGACTTCCGGCAAACTTCAGGTTCGCGATCTGAATTTCTATTACGGAAAATTCCATGCGCTGAAAAACATCAATCTGGAGATTGCCCGTAATCAGGTCACCGCCTTTATCGGCCCTTCCGGCTGCGGCAAATCGACCCTGCTGCGCACCTTTAATAAAATGTACTCGCTGTATCCGGAGCAGCGAGCCGAAGGCGAAATTTTATTGGATGGCGAGAATATTCTGGCCGACGCGCAGGATATCGCCCTGCTACGCGCGCGCGTCGGCATGGTCTTCCAGAAGCCGACGCCGTTCCCAATGTCAATTTATGACAATATTGCTTTTGGCGTTCGTCTGTTTGAGAAGCTGCCGCGTGCCGAGATGGATGAACGCGTGCAGTGGGCGCTGAGTAAAGCGGCGCTGTGGAATGAAACCAAAGACAAGCTACATCAGAGCGGCTATAGCCTTTCTGGCGGTCAGCAGCAGCGCCTGTGTATTGCGCGCGGTATCGCTATTCGACCGGAAGTGCTGTTGCTGGACGAGCCTTGCTCGGCGTTGGATCCTATTTCAACGGGCCGTATCGAAGAGCTGATTACCGAGCTGAAACAGGATTACACCGTGGTGATCGTTACGCATAATATGCAGCAGGCTGCACGCTGTTCCGATCACACCGCATTTATGTATCTGGGCGAACTGATTGAATTCAGCGATACCGACACGCTGTTTACCAAACCGCATCAGAAACAAACTGAAGACTACATCACTGGCCGCTATGGTTAACTGGAGATCGGTATGGACAATTTAAACCTGAACAAGCATATCTCCGGCCAGTTTAACGCTGAGCTTGAGCATATCCGCACCCAGGTGATGATTATGGGCGGCATGGTAGAGCAGCAGCTCACCGATGCAATTACCGCGATGCATAATCAGGATGCTGAGCTGGCGAAGCAGGTTATCGATGGTGACCAGAAGGTCAACATGATGGAAGTGGATATTGATGAGGCCTGCGTGCGTATTATCGCCAAGCGCCAGCCGACCGCCAGCGATTTGCGGCTGGTAATGGCGATCATCAAAACCATTTCTGAGCTGGAGCGCATTGGCGACGTCGCGGAAAAAATCAGCCGTACGGCGCTGGAGAAGTTCAGCCAGCAGCATCAGCCGCTGTTGGTCAGCCTGGAGTCGTTGGGGCGACATACAATCCAGATGCTGCATGACGTTCTGGACGCCTTCGCGCGGATGGATCTGAGCGCGGCGGTAGAAATTTATCGTGAAGATAAAAAAGTCGACCAGGAATATGAAGGCATTGTGCGTCAGCTGATGACCTACATGATGGAAGATCCGCGTACGATTCCCAGCGTACTGACCGCCCTGTTCTGTGCCCGCGCCATCGAACGTATTGGTGACCGCTGCCAGAATATTTGCGAAATCATCTTCTATTTCGTAAAGGGGCAGGATTTCCGACACGTGGGCGGCGACCGTCTCGACAAATTGCTGGCGGGTGAAGAAAACGGCAGCAGTCCCGCCTGATTTAAGCGACCCGCAGGCCATAGCGGTCTGCGGGTTGGCCTCTTAGCTTGCTTAAGAGGATAATCTTTATCTGCGATGCTCACGGCGTGAACGAGTGAGAAATAATTTTCTTAATAAACTTTTTCTTGCGCAGAGGCTATCACGCCTTCTACTTTGCTTCATTTTTCCCCTCATCCGCTAATAATGACATGGCGATAAGCCTTAAAGAGTGATTGCTACAGCTAATATATCTTTTCGCCAGGTTATAAATAATATTTATTCATGGCAGCCATGCATTAGCGCATTGTTTATTATTAGTCTTAAAGATTTTATTTTGTGCGGGTAAGCGCCTTGCAGTATGTATTTTCCACTGCTTAGTTAATACGAAGTGCTAAATGAACGCAGCTGCTTATATCCCAAGAAATAAGATTAAATTCATCAAGTGCTTTCGTCTTAACTAAAGCGAAAAGCATTCCCATAGTTTGTCTTATCACTATATAACTGCCCCCTGATTTATTTACAGGGAAGTAGAGATATGAAGGTAAAATTAATCGCTTTAGCCGTATCAGCAATGACCATAAGCGGTGCATGGGGGCATGGTTATTTAATGGATCCGCCGAGCAGGGCTTATCAATGTAAGCTGGGCAATAATCAGGAGTGCGGTAACGTCACCTGGGAGCCGCAGAGCGTAGAACAAAAATCAGGGTTTCCAGACGCTGCGTTACCGTACGATGGTGAACTGGCCAGCGCTGGTATTCCATCCTTTTCGCAGCTCAATCGCCAATCCGCCGACGCCTGGGCTAAAACCTCTATAAAGGCGGGCCGGCAGACTTTTGTCTGGCATCATACCGCGCCTCATAAAACAACCAACTGGCGTTACTACATCACTAAACAGGGATGGGATCCTAACGCGGCTTTGACCCGTGATGCATTTGAGTTAACGCCCTTCTGTGTGATTGAGGGTAATGGCCAGGCACCCGCGGTAGAAACGGCGCATGAATGTGATGTGCCTGAGCGTACCGGCTATCAGGCTATTTATAGCGTGTGGGAAATCGCGGATACCGCGAACAGTTTCTATCAGATAGCCGATATTGTCTTTGCCGGGGATAATCCTACGCAGGCCGATCCGTCCGATAGCTGGGGCAGAATGCTGGAGGGGCAGATGTATGGTAAAAATCTACGGGCAGGCGACAAGGTTAAGGTTCGTTTTTTCCGGGCCGATGCAGAGCTGATCTCTTTTACCACCACGCTAACCATCACCGATGAGCTTACCGATAAAAATCGCTGGTCTAAAGCTTTGGCGGCGGCGGTGAATGAAAAAGCCGACGCTGAGAAATGGGGCATTCGCGCTGGGGTAAAAGATGCGCAGGGGAAAATTGAACCGGTTTTTGGCGCCAATAAGATCTATATCTCTTCAGCGCCGGAAACTCTGGATCCGGTACGCAGGCTACAATCGATTGCGATCTCTTATGAAGAGAGCGCCACAAATACTAACGAACAGTTAGAAATTAGCGAGTTACTCACCAGCAAGGTACAAAATGGGAAATCGACCCTGACATTTAACCTCTGGACTGCCGGTAAATGGGCGGTGGAAGCGAAGGTATACGACAGCATTGGCACGGTAAAGGGCTATACCAAAACCGCGTTGGAAAATGTCGATGGACCTATTTCCTTTGATTTGGACCAAGTTACAGCAGATGAAACTTACACACTCAGCCTTATCGCCACCAACGAGCAGGGCGAGCTAATCCAGGCGAAGCCGCAGCAGTTTACGCTGCAGTCCGCTACCCCGGAAGCGGAGAAGCCCGCGGCGGATACCGTGAAGTACGACGAAACGTTCCCCCATAACAAATCAAGCTACAAATCCGGTACGCGGGTATTACAGCCTAAAAACGGTAAGGTTTATCAATGTAAACCTTTCCCGTATTCAGGCTATTGCTCACAGTGGTCGAGCAGCGCGACGCAATTTGAGCCTGGCATCGGCTCACACTGGCAGCAGGCGTGGATTGAAAAATAAACGTTTGTGACGAAACAGTCGCCTCAACGCTGGCAGCAGGGTTGAGGCGTTTCTATGAACGGACCGGGCTTTAGCGGGTAAGATGCCAGCCGCGTGTGCGCCACATCGCAGGCAGCTGCGCCAAATCGTTAAACGTCGTTACCAGTGGGTGGTCGAGCGGGGGATTATGCGCATCGGCGCAATAGTAAAAAACCGGAATGCCCGCCGCGATGCCAGCCCGCGCGCCCGCTTCCGAATCATCAACCAGCAGGCAATGTTCAATCGGCACCTGCATTTGCTCAGCCGCATGAAACATCAACTGCGGGTCCGGCTTCCAGTGACCAATATCGTAGCCGCTGTACAGGCGATCGCCAAAGAAAGGCAGCAGGCCGGTCAGCCCCAACGAGTGCTGCATCTTTTTAACCGTGCCGTTGGAGACCACGCACGCCGGTACTGAAATCTGCGCTAACAGATCGCCGGCACCGGGGATCGGCTGAAGCTGCGCCTCAAACAGGCGGGCCACCTCCGCGCGATACGCTTGCTCAAAGGTTTCTACTGCTACATCCAGCGGATGCTGCTGTTGAACATCGGCAATAATATCGTAGAGTTTGACACCCTTATATTTTTCAAACATCTCCTGTAATGGCAGATGCACGCCGTAGCGGGAAAAAGTAGAAACATACGCCTGGGTACAGAGTAATTCGCTGTCCACCAGCGTCCCATCACAGTCGAAAAACAGACACTCAATCGTCATCCTGCCTCATCCTTACCAGGGGAAAAGTTCACTTTACCCGACTGAGCATAAAATGCGACCCTGCCGCACGCAGGAAACCGCAACCGTTTGCGAAAAATCAGTGTACTGTTGCGCCAAAATCGCTAGCATACGCGGCGACCTCTTTTCCCGTTCGGATGTAACAAATGACTAAACAAGGCTTACTACAGCGCCTGTTCCGGCTGCAGGAACATGGCACTACGGTGCGTACCGAAGTGATTGCCGGTTTTACCACTTTTTTAACGATGGTTTATATCGTTTTTGTAAACCCGCAAATCCTCGGCGCGGCGGGCATGGATACCCAGGCGGTATTTGTGACGACCTGTTTGATCGCTGCGTTGGGCAGCATACTGATGGGAGTCTTTGCTAACCTGCCTGTCGCGCTGGCGCCTGCGATGGGCCTGAATGCCTTTTTCGCCTTTGTGGTGGTTGGCGCGATGGGCTATTCGTGGCAGGTCGGCATGGGGGCCATTTTCTGGGGCGCAACGGGCCTGTTATTGCTCACGCTTTTCCGCATACGTTACTGGATGATCGCCAATATTCCTCTGGCGCTGCGTACCGGCATTACCGCCGGGATCGGGCTGTTTATCGCGATGATGGGGCTGAAAAACGCCGGTATTATCGTAGCGAATGAGGCCACGCTGGTCACGGTTGGCGACCTATCCTCGCATAGCGTTCTGCTGGGGGCGCTGGGCTTTTTTATTATCGCTGTACTGGCGTCACGCAACATTCATGCCGCGGTGCTGATCTCGATAGTGATTACCACGCTGGCCGGTCTGCTGCTGGGCGATGTGAAATACAACGGCATCTTCTCTGCACCGCCGGCGATTAACTCGGTGATTGGTCAGGTTGATCTGGGCGGTGCGTTTACGCTCAATATGGCCGGCGTGATTTTCTCTTTTATGCTGGTTAACCTGTTTGACTCTTCCGGAACCCTGATTGGCGTGACGGATAAAGCCGGGCTGGCGGATAAAGAGGGTAAATTCCCGCGTATGAAGCAGGCGCTGTTGGTAGATAGCGTAAGCTCGGTGGCCGGTGCGGCTATCGGCACCTCTTCCGTAACGGCCTATATTGAAAGCTCTTCAGGCGTCTCTATTGGTGGACGTACCGGGCTGATGGCGGTGGTTACCGGAATACTGTTCTTGCTGGTGATGTTCCTGTCGCCGCTGGCGTCGATGGTGCCGGGCTACGCGGCCGCTGGCGCGTTGATTTATGTCGGCGTACTGATGACATCAAGCCTGGCGCGCGTAAAGTGGGACGATTTGACCGAGGCGGTTCCCGCTTTTGTGACCGCAGCCATGATGCCGTTCAGCTTTTCCATCACTGAAGGCATCGCGCTGGGCTTTATTTCCTGGTGTGTAATGAAAGCAGGAACCGGTCGCTGGCGCGAAATCAATCCCTGCGTAGTGGTGGTAGCGCTGCTGTTTGTGCTAAAAATCGCTTTTGTTGATTCACATTAATTAGAGGGCGCTGCGGCCTGCGGCCTGCGGCCTGCGGCCTGCGGCCTGCGGCCTGCGGCTGCAGCTGCCTTTCTGCTGGCATACTGGTAAGCCTTAACGTCTGCGGTCCCATATTCGCTTTATTCAGTTCAATATCCCTCAACGTATTCCAGTTGTGCTGCTCATCAATTTCCCATAAACGTAAACGGCTGGTGGCTGGCGACAGCGCACAAGACCAGATAAGCAGGGGTTCAACATCGCATACCGCCTGCACATCAGGGAAAGTATGCGAGCGCAAACGGCCAGAAGCAGGGTGTAGACGCAGAGAACCGCCGCAGTCATTATTTTCCCCGGTTAGCTTGAGTACGCTTTGCCGCAACGTCCAGATTTGCGTTATCGCTTCCAACGGGTCCTGCTGCGCGTTAATCCACGCTTTTTCGCCAGAAGAGAGATATTGCAGATGATGCTCCAGCGTTTGGCGACTATGCGCCCGTACTATCTCCATATCCAGTCCGGCCCGGCTCTGTTCTTCAGCCAGCAGCACGCCAACCATATTGCCGGCGTAGGCGATGCTGAAATCGGGAAGGTCGGGATCGATAAAACAGGGACGGCCGTTGGGGGTGGTGGTTAAGGCGGGAAGCTGGGACATGCCGTAAATACGCAGCATAAGCTCAGCCAGTAGCATTCGCGCGGCCAGATAACGGCTACGGCGCTTCTCGCTCAGCAATCGGGCTTTTTCCACTATATCAGCCGGGATACGCTGTACGTCTGCCCGGTTTTGAGCAAGCGTCCAGCGTACAAAATGACTTGCCATCTGTCGCTCCGTGAAAATGGTCGGATAATCATCAATTGCATTGTAAGAATTTTCCGAGCCTTTTGCACCCGGCTTTACTTGCTGCGCGGCGCTTTTCGGAATAGGTTTAAAATAGCGCAAGGAAAAAGTCCGCAGGGCAGCCCGCAGACCTCGGAAAAGGCTTCAGGCAAAACGGCAGGCTTCATTAAACGTCAGACGAGGCAGACGCGGGTGTAGTTTACTGGCTTCACCGTAGCCCAGATTGATCAGCATATTAGCTTTCCAGTTACTCTCGGCAAAAAATAGCGCGTTGACCTTTTCTGCATCAAATCCCGACATCGGTCCCGCATCCAGGCCCAGCGCACGTGCCGCCAAAATTAAATAGCCCGCCTGTAAGCTGCTGTTACGAAAAGCGGTCTCTTCGGCCAGCGCCGGGCTGCTGGTAAACCAGCTACGGGCGTCAGCCCAGGGAAAAAGCTGCGGCAATCGCTCATAAAACTCTCCATCAGAGGCCACGATCACCGTCACCGGCGCTGACAGGGTTTTTTCTACATTACCGCTGGAGAGGGTCGGTTTCAGTTTTTCTTTGCCCGCCGCGCTGGTAATAAAAACAAAGCGCCCCGGTGAAGCGTTAGCCGAAGTTGGAGCCAGGCTAACCAGCTGATAAAGCTGCTGCAATAATACTGAATCGATCGCTTTGTCCTGCCAATGGCTGTGGGTTCTGGCCGTGGTAAATAAGATATCCAGCGCCTGATGATCCAGAGGAACTGCCATGCCGATCTCCTGACTGTCCGTTTACAAGTAGAAAAAATGTTAGCGGCTGGCACGCTTATTGACCAAGAGGATTTATTTATGGCTTGTCAGGTTTGGCGCTGTGCTTTGCCGGTAATATTAATAATTAATATTAGATTTTTTATCTTTCATTTACTCATTTTCATTTTAACCTTTACCATAAACGCATCTTGTGAATAATCAGGGGGCCATTGGAACTGATTGAAAATAAATGAGCAAGAAGACATTAATAAATTCATATAGTGTCCCTGTTTATACTCTGTATTAGAGTAAACAACAGGAGCCCGCTGTAGCTGGGTAAAAATATGAGGGATATATCACATGTTGCAAATTAACCTGGCCATCTCCGATAAGTACCCTGCCGTTCACTGTTTCCTTTGTCATTATCTTAAGCAAGAGTTAGGTTGTCATATCATAGCCGACATCGTATTAAATGAAGAGCAGTTGCTTCGACAGGCAGATCGGATGCAGCCTGATGCGATAATCACCGATCTTTCCAGCTATAGCGATAGCGGCCAGCTGTATGGCGTGGCAAAAATCAGAGCGATAAAACAGCGTTTCCCACGCGCAAAAATCATTCTGTATACCGAGTTTAATAATGTCCCTATTCTAAAGAAAGCGGTTAACTACGGAGTTGATGCTATTGTCAGTAAATATGATGCCGTAAGTGAAATAAAAAAAGCATTATGCGAGGTCTTTGTTAAAAAGCACAGCGCGACCTGGCTTTCTAAGCAGGTAAAATCCATTATTGAAAGCGATATTGAAAAATCTAGGCGGCTAACGGCAAAAGAGTGGGAAATTATTCAGCTTTATTCGATGGGGTTTTCTCTGTCCAGCATTGCTAAAAAGCAAAACCGTGCGGTAAGTACCGTCGCCACGCAAAAATATAATGCGATGAAAAAGCTAAACGTTAATTCCAACAGTGAGCTGATACAGTACGCCTGTATAAATAATATTATCTGATTTTTTCTCGTTGCTTATTAAAAAAGGATTTTAGTAATGCGCTCCAGAAAAGTTAATGCCGTTATAGCGGCGTTTTTTTCCGTGTTAACTATTGCCCCAGGGAGCGGGTATAGCCTGACGTTACAGGAAGCCGTATTGGCAGCCAGCGTATATGACAGTGAAATCGCTGCTGCACGCAATGCGCAGCGGGCGGATAGCCAAAAAAGTCTGCAGGGTTTCGCCAGCCTGTTACCGGTTGTGAGCATAGAAGGATCCTATAGTAAGCAGGATCAGCCTAAAGCGCCCTATGCGGTGGGCGTCACGCGTCATAATTACAGCCTTAACCTTACGCAGCCCCTATTCGATATCGCGAAATATGCGGCATGGAAGCGCGGCGACGCTATCGCTAACTATGCTGACGTTACGCTGATGCTGGCGGAGCAAACCCTTATCACCCGCGTTGCGGAAGCTTATTTCCATGTCATCTATCAACGAGATGTACTGGCCAGCGCGCGCAATGCGAAATCCGCCTATGGTAAACAACTGAGTCAAACGCAGGTTGCCCTCCAGGTGGGTGAAGGTACGCGGCTTGAACGGGACGAGGCGCAGGCCAACTACGATCGGGCCATTGCGGAGGAAATTGCCGCCAAAAACGATCTGGAGGAGGCCGGGATGATTTTCTCTCGCCTGACCGGACGCAATCCTGATGAAATCCAGCCGGTTATGATGGGATGCGTAATGGGCTTGCCCGTTTCCGATAATTTTAAAGCCTTACAGCAGCAGGCCGTGAAAAATAATCTCCAGGTGCGCGCCGCGCTTTTTCAACTGGAGCAAAGTAAAGCTGACCTGATTGCCGCGCATGGCGCGCATTTGCCGGTTGTAACGCTACAGGCGGGTTACGGCACCAACTGGAGTAAGGCGGAGAAAACCAATCTGCGCGATATTGCACTTGGCACCACCTCAAAAACGCGTTCCAGCAGCATTGGCATTAACGTTTCCCTGCCTTTATTTGCCGGCGGCTCATATATCTCTCAGTCAATAGAAGCCGTTCGACGACGTGAACAGGGAAAAGATTTGCTGGAGGATGCGCGCCGTAAGGCGCGCCAGGAAACGCAATCCGCCTGGCTTAAATTAAAAAATGGCCGGAGCCAGTACCTGGCGGAAAAGAAAGCGTTAGCCTCGGCCAGGAATAAAGCGAGCTCAACCGCCTATGGGAGAAAAGTAGGGTTAAGGACCATTATTGATGAGTTAAATGCGGAGCAAGAATATTACAAAACTCTGCAAACCCTGGCGAAAGTGCAATATGACTATCTAAACGCCAGACTGAAATTATCCCTGGAATTAGGCGAGCTGGATTATTCGAAGCTGGATGATTACCGCTGTGCTGCAAATAATAAAACCATCATTAATTAAACAAGGACGTTAATTGAATGAGTGAATCATTATTTCGTCAGGAAGCGCTGGAGGCGAATAAAACCACCATGATTGGCACCGTGGCTTTATATTGCCCGCCCTGGCGCTGGTTAATCGTTTCTTTCGTGGGGGTAATGACTCTGGCAATAGCCGCTTTCTTTATTTTTGGTAGTTATACCAAGCGCGAAACCGCATCGGGGCAGCTGTTGCCGGCGAAAGGAATCATGAATATCGCGGCCATCACCACGGGCACCGTGGTGGATATTACCGTAGAAGAAGGTCAGAGCGTGAAAAAGGGTGAGGCGATCGCCACCATCTCTTCGGAGGTTTATACCGCGCTGGGGCTCACGCGTGAAAAAGTGGCGCAGCAGTTGGATATTCAACGTGCTCGCCTGAAAGCTGATTTAGACAATCAGGAAAAATTGTTTGCCGAGGAGATGAAAGGGCTTAAAGAGCGCGAACGGCTGTTAAGCGCCCAGCTGACGCAGCTGGGTCTTCAGCAGCAACAGCGGTCCCGCCAGGCCCGGCTGGCGCGCGGGCAACAGGAAAAAATCACCTTGATGCGCCAGCAGGGCTACGCCTCAAATAGCCAGGTCGAGCAGCAGGAAGCGGCGGTTATCGATGCTGAAACACGTCTACAGGATATTGCCCGCCTGCAGTTGGATATGCAGCAGCAGCTGGCCCAAATGCGCCAGCAGCTGCGCGAACTGCCGATGAATGCACGAAATAAACAAAACGAGATTGAGCGCCGACTGTCTGAAATCGATCAATCCGTGGCTGAAAACGAATCACGGCGATCGGTGGTGCTGCGTGCGCCAGCGAATGGCATGGTGGGCTCGGTGATGACTAAAACGGGTCAAATGGTGAATGCCGGTCAATCACTGTTTTCACTGTTGCCGGATGATGGGCAGCTGCAGGCGCGCATTATGGTCAGTAGCCGGGCGATCGGTTTCATTCAGCCCGGGCAGAAAGTAGTGCTGCGCTATCAGGCGTTTCCCTTCCAAAAATTTGGTCAACAGTATGGCAAGGTCATTGACGTTTCCCGCGTGGCGCTGTCGCCACAGGAGGTTGCCACGCTTACCGGCACTAATAATATCCAGGAACAGCATTATCGCGTGGTGGTTAAGCTGGATAAGCAAGAGATCAACGTTTATGGCCGCAAGGAAAAGCTTCGTCCCGGCAGTGCGCTTGAGGCGGATTTCCTGATCGATAACCGACGCCTCTATGAATGGGTTCTGGAGCCGCTTTATGCGCTTGGCCGTCGTTCAGGGAATTAATTTAAATCGC
This Mixta hanseatica DNA region includes the following protein-coding sequences:
- the pstS gene encoding phosphate ABC transporter substrate-binding protein PstS: MTLMRSTVAKLVAATLSLSAVSAFAATDLTGAGGTFPAPVYAKWAADYQQATGSKINYQGIGSSGGVKQIIAKTVDFGASDAPMKDEDLQKNGLFQFPTVIGGVVLAVNLPGIQSGQLTLDGQTVGDIYLGKIKKWNDPAIAKLNPGLKLPETNIAVVRRADGSGTSFVFTSYLAKVNQEWSEKVGKGNTVNWPTGLGGKGNDGIAAFVQRLPGSIGYVEYAYAKQNKLSYTKLIDADGQPVSPTEETFSNAAKGADWSKSYAQDLTNQKGKDAWPITTTTFILMYKDQANAEKGAEVLKFFDWAYKDGDKTATSLDYATLPDSVVEQIRSDWKAQIKDSSGKALYQ
- the pstA gene encoding phosphate ABC transporter permease PstA, which produces MTTLDLHARTELQASRRKMQARRSMRNKIALTLSLLTMAFGLFWLVWILFTTITRGIDGFSLALFTEMTPPPNTAGGGLANAIAGSGLLILWATLFGTPLGIMAGIYLAEYGRKSWLAEVIRFINDILLSAPSIVVGLFVYTIVVAQMQHFSGWAGVIALALLQIPIVIRTTENMMKLVPDSLREAAYALGTPKWKMISAITLKASISGIITGVLLAVARIAGETAPLLFTSLSNQFWSTDMMQPLANLPVTIFKFAMSPFAEWQSLAWAGVLLITLCVLLLNILARVIFAKSKN
- the gbpA gene encoding N-acetylglucosamine-binding protein GbpA, which encodes MKVKLIALAVSAMTISGAWGHGYLMDPPSRAYQCKLGNNQECGNVTWEPQSVEQKSGFPDAALPYDGELASAGIPSFSQLNRQSADAWAKTSIKAGRQTFVWHHTAPHKTTNWRYYITKQGWDPNAALTRDAFELTPFCVIEGNGQAPAVETAHECDVPERTGYQAIYSVWEIADTANSFYQIADIVFAGDNPTQADPSDSWGRMLEGQMYGKNLRAGDKVKVRFFRADAELISFTTTLTITDELTDKNRWSKALAAAVNEKADAEKWGIRAGVKDAQGKIEPVFGANKIYISSAPETLDPVRRLQSIAISYEESATNTNEQLEISELLTSKVQNGKSTLTFNLWTAGKWAVEAKVYDSIGTVKGYTKTALENVDGPISFDLDQVTADETYTLSLIATNEQGELIQAKPQQFTLQSATPEAEKPAADTVKYDETFPHNKSSYKSGTRVLQPKNGKVYQCKPFPYSGYCSQWSSSATQFEPGIGSHWQQAWIEK
- the phoU gene encoding phosphate signaling complex protein PhoU: MDNLNLNKHISGQFNAELEHIRTQVMIMGGMVEQQLTDAITAMHNQDAELAKQVIDGDQKVNMMEVDIDEACVRIIAKRQPTASDLRLVMAIIKTISELERIGDVAEKISRTALEKFSQQHQPLLVSLESLGRHTIQMLHDVLDAFARMDLSAAVEIYREDKKVDQEYEGIVRQLMTYMMEDPRTIPSVLTALFCARAIERIGDRCQNICEIIFYFVKGQDFRHVGGDRLDKLLAGEENGSSPA
- the pstB gene encoding phosphate ABC transporter ATP-binding protein PstB, producing MVNQTSGKLQVRDLNFYYGKFHALKNINLEIARNQVTAFIGPSGCGKSTLLRTFNKMYSLYPEQRAEGEILLDGENILADAQDIALLRARVGMVFQKPTPFPMSIYDNIAFGVRLFEKLPRAEMDERVQWALSKAALWNETKDKLHQSGYSLSGGQQQRLCIARGIAIRPEVLLLDEPCSALDPISTGRIEELITELKQDYTVVIVTHNMQQAARCSDHTAFMYLGELIEFSDTDTLFTKPHQKQTEDYITGRYG
- the pstC gene encoding phosphate ABC transporter permease PstC, whose amino-acid sequence is MAESRPTFKAPGKQGDIIFGALVKLAALIVLLLLGGIIISLLISSWPSIEKFGFSFLWNKEWDAPNENFGALVPIYGTVVTSIIALLIAVPVSFGIALFLTELAPGWLRRPLGVAIELLAAIPSIVYGMWGLFVFAPLFAEYFQTPVGNVLSTIPFVGALFEGPAFGIGILAAGVILAIMIIPYIASVMRDVFEQTPVMMKESAYGIGCTTWEVIWRIVLPFTKNGVIGGIMLGLGRALGETMAVTFIIGNTYQLDSVSLYMPGNSITSALANEFAEAESGVHVAALMELGLILFVITFIVLAISKLMILRLTKNEGARS